A single Pseudodesulfovibrio aespoeensis Aspo-2 DNA region contains:
- a CDS encoding GAK system CofD-like protein, whose amino-acid sequence MDDRTSKTAQPQAGASRPDPAHDPAHGPALVFFSGGTALRETARQLIRHTHNATHIITPFDSGGSSAELRRIFAMPAVGDIRNRLMALADLTAPGSRELFALFTYRLSRRESGPALRAELVRIAQGAHVLVSLVPEPARSHLMARFGLFLDAMPEDFDLRGASVGNVALTAGWLAHGRRLAPAIDEVAGLVSARGLVRPVVDGDMHLAAELEDGTVMKGQHRLTGKETGPIASPVARIWLTDSLDTAAPASVSMDESLADLIAKADLICYPVGSFYSSVVANLLPDGVGAAVARCPGPKVFVPNPGGDPELLGHGVERQAVLLRHYLAASGASCGACALDHILVDGRVPYPGGLDPARLAALGLRVIDRPLLADEPGRFDPVRLVRALVSLV is encoded by the coding sequence ATGGACGATCGGACCAGCAAGACAGCGCAACCGCAGGCCGGGGCATCCCGGCCCGATCCGGCCCACGATCCGGCCCATGGCCCGGCCCTGGTCTTCTTCAGCGGCGGCACGGCCCTGCGCGAGACCGCGCGCCAGCTCATCCGGCACACGCACAACGCCACGCATATCATCACGCCCTTTGACTCGGGCGGCAGTTCGGCGGAGCTGCGCCGCATCTTTGCCATGCCCGCCGTGGGCGACATCCGCAACCGGCTCATGGCCCTGGCCGACCTGACCGCGCCGGGCAGCCGCGAGCTGTTCGCCCTGTTTACCTACCGGCTCTCCCGGCGCGAGTCCGGCCCGGCCCTGCGCGCCGAGCTGGTGCGCATCGCCCAGGGCGCGCACGTCCTGGTCTCCCTGGTACCCGAGCCTGCCCGCTCGCACCTCATGGCCCGCTTTGGCCTCTTTCTCGACGCCATGCCCGAGGATTTCGACCTGCGCGGGGCGAGCGTGGGCAATGTGGCGCTCACCGCCGGGTGGCTGGCCCACGGCCGCAGGCTGGCCCCGGCCATCGACGAGGTGGCCGGGCTGGTGAGCGCGCGCGGGCTGGTCCGGCCCGTGGTCGATGGTGACATGCATCTGGCCGCGGAGCTTGAGGACGGCACGGTGATGAAGGGACAGCACCGGCTCACGGGCAAGGAGACCGGCCCCATCGCCTCGCCCGTGGCCCGGATCTGGCTGACAGACTCCCTGGACACCGCCGCACCGGCCAGCGTATCCATGGACGAATCCCTGGCCGACCTGATCGCCAAGGCGGACCTGATATGCTATCCGGTGGGCAGTTTCTATTCGAGCGTGGTGGCCAACCTGCTGCCCGACGGCGTGGGCGCAGCCGTGGCCCGGTGTCCCGGCCCCAAGGTGTTCGTGCCCAATCCGGGCGGCGATCCCGAGCTGCTCGGTCATGGCGTGGAGCGGCAGGCGGTTCTGCTGCGTCACTATCTGGCTGCCAGCGGCGCAAGTTGCGGGGCGTGCGCCCTGGACCACATCCTGGTGGACGGGCGGGTGCCCTACCCCGGCGGGTTGGACCCGGCCCGGCTGGCCGCTTTGGGATTGCGGGTGATCGACCGCCCCCTGCTCGCCGACGAGCCGGGCCGCTTTGATCCGGTCCGGCTGGTCCGCGCGCTGGTGTCGCTGGTCTGA
- a CDS encoding zinc-binding dehydrogenase — protein MQAMVLERYGDDFVFVERDLPRPEPGEGEALVRVAGSSLNPIDHKIATLGPALGFAPSLPAVLGMDVSGTVEAVGPGVTRLRPGDKVFGCAGGLGTMPGALAEFMVADQDLLAPAPQCMDIVDAGALPLVSITAWLALFERARLSAGQTLLVHGGAGGVGHLAVQLGVHAGAEVCATVSGNGKADVVEALGATPIDYRATPVDEYVTGLTGGRGFDVVFDTVGGPVLDASFRAAALGGQVVSTSTRSSHDLSVMHARGLSLHVVFMLLPLITGQGRAAYGHILEEVAGLVDDDLLAVLLDERRFHFTEIAEAHRHWAGGNALGKISVEVGGWGAGKTA, from the coding sequence ATGCAGGCGATGGTGCTCGAACGATACGGTGACGATTTTGTTTTTGTCGAGCGCGACCTGCCCAGGCCTGAACCGGGCGAGGGCGAGGCGCTGGTGCGGGTGGCCGGGTCAAGCCTCAACCCCATCGACCACAAGATCGCCACCCTTGGTCCGGCCCTGGGGTTCGCGCCCTCATTGCCCGCCGTGCTCGGCATGGACGTGTCCGGCACGGTGGAGGCGGTCGGCCCCGGCGTGACCCGGCTGCGGCCCGGCGACAAGGTTTTCGGCTGCGCTGGCGGGCTGGGGACCATGCCCGGCGCGCTGGCCGAGTTCATGGTGGCGGACCAGGATCTGCTCGCCCCGGCTCCGCAGTGCATGGACATTGTCGATGCCGGAGCGTTGCCGCTGGTGTCCATCACCGCCTGGCTGGCCCTGTTTGAGCGGGCGCGACTGTCCGCCGGGCAGACCCTGCTGGTCCACGGCGGGGCGGGCGGCGTGGGCCACCTCGCGGTGCAGCTCGGCGTTCACGCCGGGGCAGAGGTCTGTGCCACGGTCTCGGGCAACGGCAAGGCGGATGTGGTCGAGGCCCTGGGGGCCACGCCCATCGACTACCGGGCCACCCCGGTGGATGAATACGTGACCGGGCTGACCGGAGGCCGGGGTTTCGACGTGGTTTTCGACACCGTGGGCGGGCCGGTGCTGGATGCCTCATTCCGGGCCGCGGCCCTGGGCGGGCAGGTGGTCTCCACCTCGACGCGCTCCAGCCACGACCTCAGCGTCATGCACGCCAGGGGGCTCTCCCTGCATGTGGTCTTCATGCTCCTGCCGCTGATCACGGGCCAGGGCCGGGCCGCCTATGGGCACATTCTCGAGGAGGTGGCCGGGCTGGTGGACGACGACCTGCTGGCCGTGCTGCTGGACGAGCGTCGGTTCCATTTCACCGAGATCGCCGAGGCCCACCGGCATTGGGCGGGCGGCAACGCCCTGGGCAAGATCTCGGTGGAGGTGGGCGGCTGGGGCGCGGGAAAAACAGCCTGA
- the speA gene encoding biosynthetic arginine decarboxylase, with translation MAHTLQRWTADKSRELYGIREWGAGFFGISDTGDLLVTSEPGRFENAVSIPEVIAGIQERGLDMPVLLRIENILDTQITLINENFRSAIKSLGYRGSYLGAYPIKVNQQQQVVEAVTRHGKKYHHGLEAGSKAELVAAMGMLRDTEAVLVCNGYKDEEFIDLGLHATQLGFTCILVVEMPGELPLIIERSKAKKVKPILGVRVKLSTQANGLWAESGGDRSIFGLNATQIIDVIDRLKEADMLDCLQLLHYHLGSQIPNIREIRSAVAEASRVYAGIVAEGAQMRYLDLGGGLAVDYDGTQTNFMSSRNYSVDEYCVDVVEGVMTVLDEQGVDHPVIVTESGRALVAYYSMLLFNVLDTARFEPDPLPDVLPEGTNIHVQHLFETLQSLNLRNIQECFNDILYYRDEVRQAFSHGKISFRERAQGENVFWETIRRIATLSKDLPSLPHELEGIGHALSDIYYCNFSVFQSLPDAWAIGQLFPIMPVHRLGERPTREGILADITCDCDGKIDRFIDSQGVKRTMPLHELKETDEYYLGAFLVGAYQETLGDLHNLLGDTNVVTIRIRENGEFDFVSELEGDTVEDILSYVEYDTKYLLTRFRETAENAVRDGRITAGQRRSILQAYKTGLQGYTYFER, from the coding sequence GTGGCACATACACTGCAAAGATGGACGGCTGACAAGTCCAGAGAACTCTACGGCATTCGCGAATGGGGCGCGGGATTCTTCGGGATCTCCGACACGGGTGACCTGCTGGTGACCTCCGAGCCGGGCCGGTTCGAGAACGCCGTCAGCATACCCGAGGTCATCGCGGGCATCCAGGAACGCGGTCTCGACATGCCCGTGCTGCTGCGCATCGAGAACATCCTCGACACGCAGATCACCCTGATCAACGAAAACTTCCGTTCCGCCATCAAGAGCCTCGGCTACCGCGGCTCGTATCTTGGCGCCTACCCGATCAAGGTCAACCAGCAACAGCAGGTGGTGGAGGCCGTGACCCGTCACGGCAAGAAGTATCACCACGGCCTTGAGGCGGGCAGCAAGGCCGAGCTCGTGGCCGCCATGGGCATGCTGCGCGACACCGAGGCGGTGCTCGTGTGCAACGGCTACAAGGACGAGGAGTTCATCGACCTCGGCCTGCACGCCACCCAGCTCGGCTTCACCTGCATCCTGGTGGTCGAGATGCCCGGTGAACTGCCGCTGATCATCGAACGGTCCAAGGCCAAGAAGGTCAAGCCCATCCTGGGCGTGCGCGTCAAGCTCTCGACCCAGGCCAACGGGTTGTGGGCCGAATCCGGCGGCGACCGCTCCATCTTCGGGCTCAACGCCACCCAGATCATCGACGTCATCGACCGCCTCAAGGAGGCGGACATGCTCGACTGCCTCCAGCTCCTCCACTACCACCTCGGCTCGCAGATACCCAACATCCGCGAGATCCGCAGTGCCGTGGCCGAGGCGAGCCGTGTCTACGCCGGGATTGTGGCCGAGGGCGCGCAGATGCGCTACCTCGACCTGGGCGGCGGTCTGGCCGTGGACTACGACGGTACCCAGACCAACTTCATGAGCAGCCGCAACTACTCGGTGGACGAATACTGCGTGGACGTGGTGGAAGGCGTCATGACCGTGCTCGACGAGCAGGGCGTGGACCATCCGGTCATCGTCACCGAGTCCGGGCGGGCCCTGGTCGCCTACTACTCCATGCTCCTCTTCAACGTCCTCGACACGGCCCGGTTCGAGCCCGATCCCCTGCCCGACGTGCTGCCAGAAGGCACCAACATACACGTCCAGCACCTCTTCGAGACGTTGCAGTCGCTCAACCTGCGCAACATCCAGGAGTGCTTCAACGACATCCTCTACTACCGCGACGAGGTGCGCCAGGCCTTCAGCCATGGCAAGATATCCTTCCGCGAGCGGGCCCAGGGCGAGAACGTCTTCTGGGAGACCATCCGGCGCATCGCCACGCTCTCCAAGGACCTGCCCTCCCTGCCCCACGAACTGGAAGGCATCGGCCACGCCCTCTCGGACATATACTACTGCAACTTCAGCGTGTTCCAGTCCCTGCCGGACGCCTGGGCCATTGGCCAGCTCTTCCCCATCATGCCGGTCCACCGGCTGGGCGAGCGGCCCACCCGCGAGGGCATTCTGGCCGACATCACCTGCGACTGCGACGGCAAGATCGACCGCTTCATCGACAGCCAGGGCGTCAAGCGGACCATGCCCCTGCACGAGCTCAAGGAGACCGATGAGTACTACCTCGGCGCCTTCCTTGTGGGCGCGTACCAGGAGACGCTCGGCGACCTGCACAACCTGCTGGGCGACACCAACGTCGTGACCATCAGGATCCGGGAGAACGGCGAGTTCGACTTTGTCAGCGAGCTTGAGGGCGACACGGTGGAGGATATCCTCTCCTACGTGGAATACGACACCAAGTACCTGCTGACCCGGTTCCGCGAGACCGCGGAGAACGCCGTGCGCGACGGTCGGATCACGGCGGGCCAGCGGCGCAGCATCCTCCAGGCCTACAAGACCGGTCTGCAGGGATACACCTACTTCGAACGGTAA
- a CDS encoding type I secretion system permease/ATPase, which produces MPSDDKKSPVNAGEGAQAARPDARPRPEPKGAPEASRKPAPQAAAQSAQPGDGPQPAAPSAGPAPDLTGDERLSPKDIDFQPPLVICLSIISRLMGKPVSSATLKAGIPQQEGIITAASIVRAAERIGITAKTVHRPGVRNITKLVLPCILLLRGGNACVLLDTGEDTARVMVPGHGMDETEMALSTLEEEYTGYAIFCHRKSTLDKRASALKLIRTKRWFWGVLLRFWPIYRHVIGASIMTNLIIVASPLFVMNVYDRVIPNNALDTLWALAIGIAIAYLFDFLLKNLRSYFVDVAGRNADVLIGSRIMQHLMSARLDHMPESAGAVANNVREFESLREFFSSSSLVALIDMPFLLLFIGVVHYIGGPLAWPIFVAVPVVILFGLFLQMPFQHIIESHYKESTQKNALLFEIVQGLETIKTSMAEGRMQARWENVVGMSALSNSRAKIMANLSVTFSVFITQMVSVAIIIIGVYLIAEGELTVGGLIACNILAGRAMAPLSAVAGLLSRFQQSRMALGALDMLMEMPSERPEDKETFHYGAIEPSMVLDNVSFSYPGTDKAVLSEVTLRLKPGDKVGIVGRTGAGKSTVGKLCVGLYQPVAGSVKVGDIDLRQMDVADLRRKVGYVSQDSLLFYGTLRDNIAFGLPEADDQSIKFAAEIAGVNDFVRDHPAGYGMMVGERGSSLSGGQRQAVCIARAILPDPEILIMDEPSSNMDNQSEYRFKAMLESYIKDKTLIVITHRHSMLDLVDRLVIMDKGRVVVDGPKQAVLDGLKSGKIKVSM; this is translated from the coding sequence ATGCCTTCAGACGACAAGAAATCACCAGTGAATGCCGGGGAGGGGGCGCAGGCTGCAAGGCCCGACGCCCGGCCCAGGCCCGAGCCCAAAGGCGCCCCGGAGGCCAGCCGGAAGCCTGCGCCGCAAGCCGCCGCCCAAAGCGCCCAGCCGGGCGACGGCCCGCAGCCCGCTGCTCCGTCGGCTGGGCCCGCGCCGGACCTGACCGGGGACGAGCGGCTCTCGCCCAAGGACATCGATTTCCAGCCCCCGCTGGTCATCTGCCTGTCCATCATCAGCCGGCTCATGGGCAAGCCCGTGTCCTCGGCCACCCTCAAGGCGGGCATCCCCCAGCAGGAGGGGATCATCACCGCCGCCTCCATTGTCCGGGCCGCCGAGCGCATCGGCATCACGGCCAAGACCGTCCACCGTCCGGGTGTGCGCAACATCACCAAGCTGGTCCTGCCCTGCATCCTGCTCTTGCGCGGCGGCAACGCCTGCGTCCTGCTCGATACCGGGGAGGACACGGCGCGGGTCATGGTGCCGGGCCACGGCATGGACGAGACCGAGATGGCCCTGTCCACCCTGGAGGAGGAGTACACCGGCTACGCCATCTTCTGCCACCGCAAGAGCACGCTGGACAAGCGGGCCAGCGCGCTGAAGCTGATCAGGACCAAGCGCTGGTTCTGGGGAGTGCTGCTCCGCTTCTGGCCCATCTACCGTCACGTCATCGGCGCGAGCATCATGACCAACCTGATCATCGTGGCCTCGCCGCTCTTTGTCATGAACGTCTACGACCGGGTCATTCCCAACAACGCGCTCGACACCCTCTGGGCCCTGGCCATCGGCATCGCCATTGCCTACCTCTTCGACTTCCTGCTCAAGAATCTGCGCAGCTATTTCGTGGATGTGGCCGGGCGCAACGCCGACGTGCTCATCGGCAGCCGGATCATGCAGCATCTGATGTCGGCCCGGCTCGACCACATGCCGGAATCCGCAGGCGCGGTGGCCAACAACGTGCGCGAATTCGAGTCCCTGCGCGAGTTTTTCAGCTCCAGCTCGCTGGTGGCCCTGATCGACATGCCGTTTCTGCTGCTGTTCATAGGGGTGGTCCACTACATCGGCGGGCCGCTGGCCTGGCCCATCTTCGTGGCTGTGCCCGTGGTTATTCTGTTTGGCCTGTTCCTGCAGATGCCCTTTCAGCACATCATCGAGAGCCACTACAAGGAATCCACGCAGAAGAACGCGCTCCTGTTCGAGATCGTCCAGGGGCTTGAGACCATCAAGACGAGCATGGCCGAGGGGCGGATGCAGGCGCGCTGGGAGAACGTGGTGGGCATGTCCGCCCTGTCCAACAGCCGGGCCAAGATCATGGCCAACCTGTCGGTCACCTTTTCCGTGTTCATCACCCAGATGGTCAGCGTGGCCATCATCATCATCGGCGTCTACCTGATCGCCGAGGGCGAGTTGACCGTGGGCGGACTCATCGCCTGCAACATCCTGGCGGGCCGGGCCATGGCCCCCTTGAGCGCCGTGGCCGGGCTGCTCTCGCGCTTCCAGCAGTCGCGCATGGCGCTGGGCGCGCTGGACATGCTCATGGAGATGCCCAGCGAGCGGCCCGAGGACAAGGAGACCTTCCACTACGGTGCCATCGAGCCTTCCATGGTCCTCGACAACGTCTCCTTCAGCTATCCCGGCACGGACAAGGCGGTCCTGAGCGAGGTCACCCTGCGGCTCAAGCCCGGCGACAAGGTGGGCATCGTGGGGCGCACCGGCGCGGGCAAGTCCACGGTGGGCAAGCTGTGCGTGGGCCTCTACCAGCCGGTGGCAGGCTCGGTGAAGGTGGGCGACATAGACCTGCGTCAGATGGATGTGGCCGACCTGCGGCGCAAGGTGGGCTACGTGTCCCAGGATTCGCTCCTTTTCTACGGCACCCTGCGCGACAATATCGCCTTCGGCCTGCCCGAGGCGGACGACCAGTCCATCAAGTTTGCGGCGGAGATCGCCGGGGTCAACGACTTTGTCCGCGACCACCCGGCGGGATACGGCATGATGGTGGGCGAGCGCGGCTCGTCGCTCTCTGGCGGCCAGCGCCAGGCGGTCTGCATCGCCCGGGCCATCCTGCCCGATCCGGAAATCCTGATCATGGACGAACCGTCGAGCAACATGGACAACCAGTCGGAATACCGGTTCAAGGCCATGCTGGAATCCTACATCAAGGACAAGACCCTCATTGTCATCACCCACCGCCACTCCATGCTTGATCTGGTGGACCGGCTGGTGATCATGGACAAGGGCCGCGTGGTGGTGGACGGCCCCAAGCAGGCTGTGCTCGACGGGCTCAAATCCGGCAAGATCAAGGTTTCGATGTGA
- a CDS encoding HlyD family type I secretion periplasmic adaptor subunit, which translates to MSEVDQALYGRGRRLAYIISISIMVMFCGFLLWAKLAMLDEVTRGFGKVIPSQRVQEIQNLEGGILSEIFVNEGQEVEKGDLLCRLSNEQAASFYRDAMSKSLEHRAAIARLIAEVEGVDPVFDDELLEKAPQLVGDQLGIARAQREQQAIELSLLMDQYEQKEQEVNEMEGRRRQLVKSLEVAEKQRNIAKPLVEKQIHSELDYLALEQRVLELKGDVEALTLGIPRVKRAAKEAQGRIEQRKAELRSKALEEINERRQELLSINETISSGGDRVTRTDVRSPVRGIVKHILINTLGGVVQPGKSIMEVIPLDDTLLVEAQIKPADIAFLHPKQEAKVKITAYDFSIYGGLDGIVEHISADTITNEKGDSFYVVRVRTDTSSMMYHGKRLPIIPGMTAQVDILTGKKSVLDYLLKPILKAKQNALRER; encoded by the coding sequence ATGTCCGAGGTGGATCAGGCCCTGTATGGCCGGGGCCGCCGTCTGGCCTATATCATCTCCATATCCATCATGGTGATGTTCTGCGGCTTTTTGCTGTGGGCCAAGCTGGCCATGCTCGACGAGGTCACGCGCGGTTTCGGCAAGGTCATCCCGTCCCAGCGGGTGCAGGAGATCCAGAACCTCGAAGGCGGCATCTTGAGCGAGATATTCGTCAATGAGGGCCAGGAGGTGGAGAAGGGCGACCTGCTCTGCCGCCTGAGCAACGAGCAGGCGGCCAGCTTCTATCGCGACGCCATGTCAAAATCCCTGGAACACCGTGCGGCCATTGCCCGGCTCATCGCCGAGGTCGAGGGCGTGGACCCGGTCTTTGACGACGAGCTGCTGGAAAAGGCGCCCCAACTGGTCGGCGACCAGCTCGGAATCGCCAGGGCGCAGCGGGAGCAACAGGCCATCGAGCTGAGTCTGCTCATGGATCAGTACGAGCAGAAGGAGCAGGAGGTCAACGAGATGGAGGGGCGTCGGCGTCAGCTGGTGAAGAGCCTCGAAGTCGCCGAGAAACAGCGCAACATCGCCAAACCGCTGGTGGAAAAACAGATCCATTCCGAGCTGGACTATCTCGCCCTGGAGCAGCGGGTGCTGGAACTCAAGGGCGATGTGGAAGCCCTGACGCTCGGCATCCCCAGGGTCAAGCGGGCGGCCAAGGAGGCCCAGGGCCGCATCGAGCAGCGCAAGGCCGAGCTGCGCAGCAAAGCCCTGGAAGAGATCAACGAGCGCAGGCAGGAACTGCTCTCCATCAACGAGACCATTTCCTCGGGCGGCGACCGGGTGACCCGCACCGATGTGCGTTCGCCCGTGCGCGGTATCGTCAAGCACATCCTCATCAACACCCTTGGCGGCGTGGTCCAGCCCGGCAAGTCCATCATGGAGGTGATCCCGCTCGACGACACCCTGTTGGTGGAGGCGCAGATCAAGCCCGCGGACATCGCCTTTCTGCATCCCAAGCAGGAGGCCAAGGTCAAGATCACGGCCTATGACTTTTCCATCTACGGCGGGCTCGACGGCATTGTCGAGCACATCAGCGCGGACACCATCACCAACGAAAAGGGCGACAGCTTCTACGTGGTCCGGGTCCGTACCGACACCAGCTCCATGATGTACCACGGCAAACGGCTGCCCATCATTCCGGGCATGACCGCACAGGTGGACATTCTGACGGGCAAGAAATCCGTACTCGACTACCTGCTCAAGCCGATACTCAAGGCCAAACAGAACGCGCTTCGGGAACGCTGA